In Helianthus annuus cultivar XRQ/B chromosome 8, HanXRQr2.0-SUNRISE, whole genome shotgun sequence, a single genomic region encodes these proteins:
- the LOC110872705 gene encoding protein yippee-like, which yields MGRLFLVTLEGKSYSCKHCKTHLALCDDVVSKSFHCRHGKAYLFSKVANVTVGVKEDRLMMTGLHTVADIFCVKCGSIVGWTYETAHEEDQKYKEGKSVLERYKVSGPDGSNYWVRHETQIISGGEEDQV from the exons ATGGGGCGATTGTTTCTAGTAACGTTAGAGGGGAAGAGTTACAGTTGTAAACACTGCAAAACTCATCTTGCTCTCTGCGACGACGTCGTTTCCAAG TCCTTTCATTGCAGGCATGGGAAGGCTTATCTGTTCAGTAAAGT AGCAAACGTTACAGTTGGAGTGAAGGAAGATAGACTGATGATGACGGGATTACACACAGTTGCTGACATTTTCTGCGTTAAATGTGGATCAATTGTCGGATGGACATAT GAAACCGCACATGAAGAGGACCAAAAGTACAAGGAGGGAAAATCTGTCCTGGAGCG GTATAAGGTTTCGGGGCCAGATGGAAGCAATTACTGGGTCCGTCACGAAACACAAATCATTAGTGGAGGTGAAGAAGATCAAGTTTGA